From Oscillatoria sp. FACHB-1407, a single genomic window includes:
- a CDS encoding GumC family protein, whose amino-acid sequence MEVKEYQEEIDFQRYWLILRRHWLPAAGVLVTSVLLSAVALALKSPVYKADGQLLFQSDRTSSLTGLLGEENQLGQLNALTQKSDPLSTQAEVIRSLPVIEDAIKSIEAANINTTSLDPQEIADRIEIKPLTGTDVLQISFESTDPRLSAAVVNSVMNAYLKNNISTNREEAVSASQFIITQLPKTEASVREVEEQLRRFKEANQLVLLDQEVIEAVKTIEALQNQIADAQAQYSDVAAQSRELQQRLGMDLESAVNASVLSQSTGVQTLLAELQEVQSQLAIARTRYSDIHPTVRGLQRQEIALSNLLEDRVVQILGEQRQFSGNMLQMGELRQEITANLLQLEATRFGLEQRISQLVAIRDSYQRRANDFPQLEKTQRELERQLKAAQTTYETLLTRLQEIQVAENQAVGNARIIEPATVPEDTIGPQKPLFLAAGVFVGTLLAVATAFLLDITDKSVKTSRDIRELLRYPVLGIIPAFDLQESPVESDNPAYYSSRLVVKNVPRSSVSAIYQMLQANLKFLGSDKELQGLVISSTLPQEGKSEVSANLAIAIAQSGRRVLLVDADMRHPTQHHIWQLANSTGLSNVIVGQVKYQSAVSEVDENLSVLTAGVVPPNPVALLNSERMVSLVSEFLSAYDFVVFDTPPLSGTADAAILGKLVDGILLTVRPGIVTTISANVVKEFLTQSNHQVLGMVINGVQVQDEPSSYFYHTQDDTEEKLIRYNVRYSRSH is encoded by the coding sequence ATGGAAGTTAAGGAATACCAGGAAGAGATTGATTTTCAGAGGTACTGGCTGATTTTAAGGCGGCATTGGCTACCTGCTGCTGGTGTTTTGGTCACGAGTGTTCTTTTATCAGCTGTCGCTCTCGCGCTTAAGTCACCCGTCTACAAAGCCGATGGGCAATTGCTATTTCAATCCGACCGCACATCTTCCCTGACAGGGTTATTAGGGGAAGAAAATCAACTTGGGCAGTTAAACGCTTTAACTCAAAAGAGCGATCCCCTCAGCACTCAAGCAGAAGTGATCCGATCGCTACCTGTGATTGAAGATGCCATTAAAAGTATTGAAGCCGCCAATATTAATACCACTTCGTTAGATCCTCAAGAGATTGCCGACCGCATTGAAATTAAACCCTTAACGGGGACTGACGTATTGCAGATTTCCTTTGAATCCACTGATCCACGACTATCAGCCGCAGTCGTCAACAGTGTGATGAATGCATATCTCAAAAACAATATCTCAACGAACCGTGAGGAAGCCGTATCCGCAAGCCAATTCATCATCACTCAATTACCCAAGACAGAAGCTTCTGTAAGGGAAGTTGAAGAGCAACTGCGTCGCTTTAAGGAGGCAAATCAACTCGTTCTCCTAGATCAAGAGGTCATTGAAGCCGTCAAGACCATCGAAGCGTTACAGAACCAGATTGCCGATGCTCAAGCGCAATATTCTGATGTTGCTGCCCAATCCAGAGAATTGCAGCAACGCTTGGGGATGGACTTAGAATCTGCCGTCAATGCCAGTGTCCTCAGCCAGTCCACAGGGGTTCAAACCCTTCTGGCTGAATTGCAAGAAGTGCAAAGCCAATTGGCGATCGCCCGCACTCGATATAGCGACATTCATCCCACTGTGAGAGGGTTACAACGACAGGAAATTGCATTGAGCAATTTGCTGGAAGATCGAGTTGTTCAGATCTTGGGAGAACAACGCCAGTTTTCCGGCAACATGTTGCAAATGGGAGAGCTTCGCCAGGAGATCACTGCCAATTTACTTCAACTTGAGGCAACCCGATTTGGTTTGGAACAGCGCATCTCACAATTGGTGGCTATTCGGGATAGCTATCAAAGGCGGGCTAACGACTTTCCTCAGCTTGAAAAAACCCAGCGTGAGTTGGAACGCCAACTCAAGGCGGCTCAGACAACTTATGAAACGCTGTTAACTCGTCTGCAAGAGATCCAGGTTGCAGAAAATCAAGCCGTAGGCAATGCTCGCATCATCGAGCCTGCAACCGTTCCTGAAGATACCATTGGGCCTCAAAAGCCCCTGTTCCTGGCGGCTGGGGTGTTTGTGGGTACGTTATTGGCAGTTGCAACCGCTTTTTTATTGGATATCACTGATAAATCGGTTAAAACATCACGCGATATCCGAGAGTTACTGCGCTACCCCGTCCTGGGAATCATTCCTGCTTTTGATTTGCAGGAGTCCCCCGTGGAAAGCGACAATCCGGCTTATTACAGTTCTCGGCTTGTCGTTAAAAATGTGCCTCGTTCCTCAGTCAGTGCAATTTACCAGATGCTTCAGGCAAATCTGAAGTTTCTCGGTTCAGATAAAGAACTACAGGGGTTAGTTATCTCCAGTACCCTTCCACAGGAAGGAAAGTCTGAAGTTTCTGCAAATTTGGCAATCGCGATCGCTCAAAGTGGACGACGCGTGTTGTTGGTTGATGCTGATATGCGCCATCCAACTCAACATCATATCTGGCAATTGGCTAATTCCACTGGGTTAAGCAACGTGATCGTGGGACAGGTTAAATACCAGTCGGCTGTTTCAGAGGTAGATGAAAACCTCTCTGTATTGACAGCAGGGGTAGTTCCACCCAACCCCGTCGCATTACTCAATTCTGAACGGATGGTGTCACTCGTTAGCGAATTTTTGAGTGCTTACGATTTTGTGGTGTTTGATACACCTCCGCTATCTGGAACCGCCGATGCAGCTATTTTAGGCAAGTTAGTTGACGGAATTTTGTTAACGGTTCGCCCTGGCATTGTCACTACTATTAGTGCCAATGTTGTCAAAGAGTTTTTAACCCAATCTAATCATCAGGTTTTAGGCATGGTTATTAACGGGGTGCAAGTTCAAGATGAACCAAGCAGCTACTTCTACCATACCCAAGACGATACCGAAGAGAAACTAATTCGGTACAACGTCCGATATAGCCGTAGTCACTAG
- a CDS encoding SLBB domain-containing protein: protein MKLLAHHYYKRAIAGTSLALVLSSIVQLPSVAQSTPPNQTRLQNTPLIAPVRENATNYLLGPGDQIAINVLGYEEFNGSQVILPDGTISLSLIGAVTATNQTPTTLAQVLTDRLKPYLIEPVVIVNLTALRPIVVNVSGEVRRPGSVQLRGSTTTNTANPTEVTASTESNPRLSTAIIATGGITADADIRNVVLRRLLPGGGYTTVSVNLWDVIWAENAPQDPLLQDGDSIFVPQLAAGEQMDQRLIARSQLSPTTVPVRVVGEVKNPGEIQVPPGSSLSTAVAIAGGPTGDARLSRVAFIRMNQEGAIERQIVDLRNLLDTYQVQEGDVIIVPTEDSSSLIDFASRLFNPLGAFFNILNGF, encoded by the coding sequence ATGAAACTTCTTGCTCACCATTATTACAAGCGAGCGATCGCAGGAACATCTCTGGCACTAGTTCTCAGTAGTATAGTGCAATTGCCATCTGTGGCTCAGAGCACCCCACCCAATCAAACACGATTACAAAACACCCCTTTGATTGCTCCTGTTCGAGAGAATGCAACGAATTACCTTTTGGGTCCAGGAGATCAAATTGCAATCAACGTTCTGGGATACGAAGAATTTAATGGTTCACAGGTTATTCTTCCGGACGGGACAATTAGTTTGTCGTTAATTGGTGCGGTGACAGCAACCAATCAAACTCCCACAACTCTGGCACAAGTCCTTACGGATCGATTAAAGCCCTACTTAATTGAGCCTGTTGTCATCGTTAATCTGACTGCTCTCAGACCGATCGTTGTCAACGTTTCAGGGGAAGTGCGTCGTCCTGGCTCCGTCCAACTACGGGGTTCGACAACAACAAATACTGCCAATCCGACCGAGGTCACGGCTTCGACTGAAAGCAATCCCCGGTTAAGCACAGCAATAATCGCAACAGGCGGTATTACAGCCGATGCAGACATTCGCAATGTCGTGTTGAGGCGGTTATTACCGGGCGGTGGATATACAACTGTTTCAGTTAACCTGTGGGATGTGATTTGGGCTGAAAATGCCCCACAAGATCCTTTGTTACAGGATGGGGATAGCATCTTTGTGCCACAGCTTGCAGCAGGGGAGCAAATGGATCAGCGGTTGATAGCGCGATCGCAGTTGTCGCCGACAACAGTCCCCGTGCGAGTGGTTGGTGAAGTTAAAAACCCAGGGGAAATTCAAGTGCCGCCAGGCAGTTCGCTCTCGACGGCTGTTGCGATCGCAGGAGGCCCAACAGGCGATGCCAGATTAAGTCGGGTGGCATTTATCCGGATGAATCAGGAAGGGGCAATCGAAAGACAAATTGTGGACTTGCGTAATCTCCTGGACACCTACCAGGTTCAGGAAGGTGATGTCATCATTGTGCCGACTGAAGATAGCTCTTCATTGATTGACTTTGCATCTCGATTATTTAATCCGCTGGGAGCCTTTTTCAATATTCTCAATGGGTTCTAA
- a CDS encoding glycosyltransferase family protein, with translation MYNISHASNTTLAGQSNSDAQILILSTRNYSNHVTNVSTYEFEDFICDIHPTRIIAPAQSPVLARRAYTLLNRLTHSAQLSSYLTPIPCVNTIDRNYDLFFVKLSSLYETLLIRFIKNWRQRCQKAICYIGESWADSWLKNYQFMLEPLKEFDHIFLGTRNSLEAVSAYTGRPCTYLPTGIDSLKFCPYPAYQPRSIDVCSLGRRSAVTHKALLSLAEQNKIFYYYDTAKNLHIMDAQEHRFMFANLLKRSRYFIVNIAKFDEIQTINRYQEISDRFFEGAAAGTVMLGTFPQTNEFKQYFDWQDVVIPMPLNAPNIETIITELDHQPERLNQIRQNNVINSLLQHDWLYRWKAISAIMNLPLTPGAISRENQLREMADLIQRQGTLEIYRD, from the coding sequence ATGTATAACATTTCCCACGCTTCCAATACGACGCTTGCTGGTCAGTCGAATAGTGATGCACAGATCCTCATCCTATCCACCAGAAATTATTCCAATCATGTCACCAATGTCAGCACCTATGAATTTGAAGACTTTATTTGTGACATTCATCCAACTCGAATCATTGCTCCTGCTCAATCTCCTGTTCTTGCTCGTAGAGCATACACTTTATTAAATCGTCTAACCCATTCAGCACAACTATCCTCTTATCTCACACCGATACCCTGCGTCAATACGATTGACAGAAACTATGATTTGTTTTTTGTCAAACTCAGTTCACTTTACGAAACTCTACTCATTCGTTTCATCAAAAATTGGCGACAGCGATGCCAAAAAGCAATTTGCTATATCGGTGAGTCGTGGGCAGATTCATGGCTGAAAAACTATCAATTTATGCTCGAACCATTGAAGGAGTTCGACCATATTTTTCTGGGAACTCGTAACAGTTTAGAAGCAGTTTCTGCTTACACAGGTCGTCCCTGTACCTATTTGCCGACTGGAATTGATAGTCTTAAATTTTGCCCCTATCCTGCCTATCAACCTCGCTCTATTGATGTCTGCTCATTGGGACGCCGATCGGCTGTTACTCACAAAGCTCTACTTTCATTAGCAGAACAAAATAAAATTTTCTATTACTACGACACAGCAAAAAATTTGCATATTATGGATGCCCAGGAGCATCGGTTTATGTTTGCAAATCTTCTTAAGCGAAGTCGATATTTCATTGTCAATATTGCTAAGTTTGATGAGATTCAAACAATCAATCGGTATCAGGAAATTAGCGATCGCTTTTTTGAAGGGGCGGCGGCTGGAACGGTTATGTTGGGTACATTTCCTCAAACAAATGAGTTTAAGCAGTATTTTGATTGGCAGGATGTAGTGATTCCAATGCCACTTAATGCGCCCAATATTGAAACCATCATTACTGAGTTAGATCACCAACCAGAGCGGCTTAATCAGATCAGGCAAAACAATGTCATCAACTCCCTACTCCAACATGATTGGCTTTATCGTTGGAAAGCCATATCAGCAATTATGAATTTGCCCCTAACCCCAGGAGCGATATCACGCGAAAATCAGTTAAGAGAAATGGCAGATTTGATCCAACGGCAAGGAACTCTAGAAATATATAGAGATTAA
- a CDS encoding flippase: MARSNLLKNQIAKIAFSSFSIKILSLSISFLINVFLARLLGTSDYGTYVYAIAWVGFLIIPASLGLNEYLVREVAAHQQHFNKQLPNPELSRLNGLLRWSNHVSVLLSVGIALLTAFIIWILHPNATAKVSIVLWMTLASMPFSVLTMLRQGTLRGLNRVLIGELPEQLIRPILFAVFVGIMYFLLKGDLNVYWVMGLYILSIIAAFGIGAELLRRTLPASVKQATPTYNTPTWFKGTLPFLSIVGLYVINQQTDVLMLGTMKGPEAAGIYTVVGRGVQLLQFILAAVCAAVGPTMVNHFTSERLDQLKKLVRGSSRLAFGASFLLTAAFVLFGKWFLMIFGVEFISGYSALIILCVGHLLSSGLGMAGFLLLMTGYERDTAMATGATAVLNVVLNALLIPQFDLEGAAIATATTLVLRGFIFLYFGCKRLKFAPSVFF; this comes from the coding sequence ATGGCACGTTCTAATTTGCTTAAAAATCAAATTGCCAAAATAGCATTTAGTTCTTTTAGTATTAAAATCCTATCGCTTAGCATCTCATTTCTCATCAATGTCTTTCTAGCTCGCCTCCTAGGAACAAGTGATTATGGTACTTATGTTTATGCGATCGCCTGGGTTGGTTTTCTAATCATTCCCGCCAGCCTGGGTTTAAACGAGTATCTTGTTCGCGAAGTAGCAGCTCATCAACAACACTTCAATAAGCAACTTCCTAACCCAGAATTAAGCCGATTAAATGGACTACTGCGGTGGTCGAATCACGTTAGTGTGCTCCTATCCGTTGGCATTGCCCTACTAACAGCCTTCATTATTTGGATTCTTCATCCCAACGCCACAGCAAAAGTGTCCATTGTCTTGTGGATGACATTAGCCTCCATGCCCTTTAGCGTGTTGACGATGTTACGTCAGGGAACACTGAGAGGATTAAATCGAGTACTGATCGGCGAACTACCCGAACAACTCATTCGCCCCATTCTATTTGCCGTTTTTGTAGGAATCATGTATTTCCTCCTAAAAGGCGACCTGAATGTCTACTGGGTTATGGGGCTTTACATTCTGAGCATTATTGCAGCATTTGGAATCGGTGCGGAGTTGCTACGACGAACGCTGCCTGCATCTGTTAAGCAAGCCACTCCTACTTATAATACGCCGACCTGGTTTAAGGGAACGCTTCCTTTCCTATCTATTGTCGGGTTGTACGTGATTAATCAACAGACCGATGTTCTCATGCTTGGAACCATGAAAGGACCTGAAGCCGCAGGAATTTACACTGTCGTAGGTCGAGGGGTGCAATTACTACAATTTATTCTGGCGGCCGTATGTGCTGCTGTCGGACCAACCATGGTCAACCACTTTACAAGTGAGCGATTAGATCAGTTGAAGAAGCTAGTTAGGGGAAGCTCTCGGCTCGCATTTGGCGCATCCTTTTTATTGACCGCAGCATTTGTCCTCTTTGGAAAGTGGTTTTTAATGATCTTCGGTGTTGAATTCATTTCTGGATACTCCGCTCTCATCATCCTCTGCGTTGGACATCTCCTCAGTTCTGGTTTGGGGATGGCGGGCTTTCTTCTGCTGATGACGGGTTATGAACGAGATACTGCTATGGCAACCGGAGCAACAGCAGTTCTAAACGTTGTTCTCAATGCTCTTTTGATTCCTCAATTTGATTTAGAGGGGGCTGCGATCGCAACAGCAACAACTCTCGTTCTGCGAGGATTTATCTTCCTCTACTTTGGTTGTAAACGCTTGAAATTTGCCCCAAGCGTATTCTTTTGA
- a CDS encoding glycosyltransferase family 4 protein → MKVLQISESDIDGGAARAAHRLHQGLSRLGVNSQVLVQRKLGLDSAVIAPETKLMQGIATARITFDALPLKLYRHRSKNTFSVQWLPDGVASQIARLKPDLINLHWVNLGYLQIETLARLKQPIVWSLHDMWAFTGGCHYNQECDHYQIACGKCPQLGSHHQRDLSHQIWRRKAKAWGHANLTIVALSSWMAECAAKSSLFCNLRIETIPNGLNTDVYHPIDKQTARHLLQLPQDKQIILFGSLQATSDSRKGFHLLQPALRQLSQTPWGDRLELVVFGASQPQEPPDFGFKAHYLGTFNDDLSLALVYSAADVFVLPSTQENLANTVMEAIACGTPCVAFKIGGTPDMIEHHNNGYLAKPYEVEDLAQGIVWVLDNEDRYRKLSMRAREKAEQEFSQGIQAHRYLALFNDLIDQKY, encoded by the coding sequence ATGAAAGTATTGCAAATCAGTGAGTCGGATATAGATGGAGGAGCAGCACGAGCAGCACATCGGCTGCATCAGGGCTTATCTAGGCTAGGGGTCAATTCGCAGGTTTTAGTGCAACGTAAATTGGGTCTAGACAGCGCAGTGATTGCACCCGAAACAAAATTAATGCAGGGTATAGCAACTGCAAGAATTACATTTGATGCATTGCCGTTGAAGCTCTATCGGCACCGCTCAAAAAATACTTTTTCAGTCCAATGGCTTCCGGATGGAGTCGCATCCCAAATAGCCCGTCTCAAGCCAGATTTAATCAATCTGCATTGGGTCAATCTGGGCTATCTGCAAATTGAAACCCTTGCTAGATTAAAACAACCGATTGTCTGGTCGCTCCACGATATGTGGGCGTTTACCGGAGGGTGTCATTACAATCAAGAGTGTGACCATTACCAGATTGCGTGTGGTAAATGTCCTCAATTAGGTAGTCACCATCAGCGAGATTTATCGCATCAAATCTGGCGACGTAAAGCAAAAGCCTGGGGACATGCCAATTTAACCATTGTTGCATTGAGTTCATGGATGGCAGAATGTGCTGCCAAGAGTTCCCTTTTCTGCAATTTACGCATTGAAACTATTCCAAACGGACTGAATACAGATGTTTATCATCCAATTGATAAACAAACTGCCCGGCATCTGTTACAACTACCTCAGGATAAGCAAATCATCCTGTTTGGTTCGTTGCAAGCAACCAGCGATTCCAGAAAAGGGTTTCATCTACTCCAGCCCGCATTACGACAACTCAGCCAAACTCCATGGGGCGATCGCTTAGAATTAGTCGTCTTTGGTGCATCTCAACCTCAAGAACCACCCGATTTTGGGTTTAAGGCTCACTATTTAGGGACTTTCAATGATGACCTTTCATTGGCTCTGGTTTACTCCGCCGCAGATGTCTTTGTGTTGCCATCCACACAAGAAAACTTAGCAAACACTGTCATGGAGGCGATCGCCTGTGGCACACCCTGTGTGGCTTTCAAGATTGGAGGAACACCTGACATGATTGAACACCACAACAACGGTTATCTTGCTAAACCCTATGAGGTTGAAGATTTAGCGCAAGGCATTGTCTGGGTATTGGACAACGAAGACCGATATCGGAAGCTATCTATGCGTGCCCGTGAAAAAGCAGAGCAAGAATTTTCTCAAGGTATTCAAGCTCACCGTTATCTGGCACTATTCAATGACCTTATTGACCAGAAATATTAA